One window of Cydia pomonella isolate Wapato2018A chromosome 5, ilCydPomo1, whole genome shotgun sequence genomic DNA carries:
- the LOC133518423 gene encoding pre-mRNA-splicing factor CWC22 homolog, translated as MDAEENRKRKKGKHREDDSRKEKKSKRARSRSPSQDKDQDRDSYRKRRHSRSQSPAVKRERDDRNREEPKEPEIKKDVPERKAKDIDMLNTRTGGAYIPPARLRMMQAQITDKSSMAYQRLAWEALKKSIHGHINKINVGNIGIIIKELLKENIVRGRGLLCRSVIQAQAASPTFTNVYAALVAAVNSRFPNIGELLLKRLVIQFKRGFKRNDKPTCISSASFIAHLVNQRVAHEIIALELLTLLVETPTDDSVEVAIAFLKECGQKLSEVSSKGVNTVFEMLRNILHEGQLDKRVQYMIEVMFQVWKDGFKDHPALIEELELVPEEEQFTHLLMLDDATDPQDILNVFKHDDKYEENEEKYKTLSKEILGSDAESGEDGSGESGSEESDDEEEDGEQKEVTIIDNTETNLVALRRTIYLTINSSLDFEECAHKLMKMQLKPGQEVELCHMFLDCCAEQRTYEKFYGLLAQRFCNINRMYIGPFEEIFKESYSTAHRLDTNRLRNVSKFFAHLLFTDSISWEVMECVKLNEEDTTSSSRIYIKILFQELAEYMGLKKLNDRLKDPTLQEAFGGVFPRDNPKNTRFSINFFTSIGLGGLTDELRDHLKQMPKNVPPPITQIQVSSSSSSDSSSSSSESSSSSDSEEESKKDKRKKSKKDKSKDKAKSPEKEKDKPVERWGHDGFYDQHGPGAGRGAGPRRHDDGFARPQDPPRRDRRNGDSRRERGQDDSRRQDGRNDDRRRDDYRSDRDSGYEDSRRHQEDVRNEGRRRDDSKSGRDSGIEDRRRDDSRDDSRKNRDGRDKDDTRERKRDSDDRRRRDDRGKDRDDSEDDRDRHRENRSKRSEKDKSSKEIRNNRDESDSDSEDDRIKNKERKRRDSSEDKRGKKKSKKKSEKENIESDRKKDRRKESSSESENERSSKHGKEDGWDIRRASSIRREAPTGYWDSYKVDPREERRSKDRRKR; from the exons atggACGCGGAAGAAAACCGTAAACGCAAGAAAGGTAAGCATCGTGAAGATGATAGTCGTAAGGAAAAGAAGTCTAAAAGAGCTCGTTCTAGGTCTCCTTCCCAGGATAAAGACCAAGATAGAGATTCATATCGAAAGCGGAGGCATTCCAGATCACAATCACCAGCCGTCAAGCGTGAAAGAGATGACCGCAACCGCGAGGAACCCAAAGAACCGGAGATTAAAAAAGATGTTCCCGAAAGGAAAGCCAAAGATATAGACATGCTGAACACGAGAACTGGTGGTGCTTACATACCACCAGCGCGGCTGCGGATGATGCAGGCGCAGATCACGGACAAGTCGTCCATGGCGTACCAGAGGCTTGCATGGGAAGCCCTGAAGAAGTCTATACATggtcatattaataaaattaacgtgGGCAATATAGGAATTATTATCAAGGAATTATTGAAGGAGAACATAGTCCGAGGACGCGGTCTCTTGTGCCGTTCAGTCATACAAGCCCAAGCGGCGTCACCAACATTCACAAATGTTTATGCAGCATTGGTAGCCGCAGTGAACTCTCGCTTTCCAAACATTGGAGAATTATTACTCAAAAGGTTAGTCATCCAATTTAAAAGGGGTTTCAAACGGAATGACAAGCCTACATGCATATCATCAGCCTCATTTATTGCACATTTAGTGAATCAACGAGTTGCACATGAGATTATTGCTTTAGAATTGTTAACTCTACTTGTAGAGACTCCTACAGATGATTCTGTTGAGGTAGCAATAGCATTCCTGAAGGAATGTGGTCAGAAGTTGAGTGAGGTGTCGTCAAAGGGTGTGAATACCGTGTTTGAAATGTTGCGTAACATTTTGCATGAAGGTCAGCTTGACAAGCGCGTGCAGTACATGATTGAAGTGATGTTCCAAGTATGGAAGGACGGGTTCAAGGATCACCCGGCGCTGATCGAGGAGTTGGAGCTGGTGCCGGAGGAGGAGCAGTTTACACACTTGCTAATGTTGGATGATGCCACTGACCCTCAGGATATACtga ACGTCTTCAAACATGATGATAAGTATGAAGAAAATGAGGAGAAATACAAGACACTAAGCAAAGAGATCCTAGGATCTGATGCGGAGTCAGGGGAAGATGGCTCAGGAGAAAGTGGCAGCGAAGAGTCTGATGACGAGGAAGAAGACGGGGAACAGAAGGAAGTAACCATCATTGACAATACAGAGACAAACTTAGTAGCATTAAGAAGGACCATATACTTGACCATTAATTCAAGTTTGGACTTTGAGGAATGTGCACATAAGCTGATGAAGATGCAATTGAAACCAGGACAGGAAGTAGAACTCTGCCATATGTTCCTGGACTGTTGTGCAGAGCAGAGAACATATGAGAAGTTCTATGGATTACTCGCACAACGCTTCTGCAATATTAACAGAATGTACATTGGTCCGTTTGAGGAAATCTTCAAAGAATCATATAGCACAGCTCACCGATTAGACACAAATCGATTAAGGAACGTCAGCAAGTTCTTTGCACATCTGCTGTTCACTGATTCCATAAGCTGGGAGGTCATGGAGTGTGTAAAACTCAACGAAGAAGACACAACAAGCTCAAGCCGCATTTACATCAAGATCCTGTTCCAGGAGTTGGCGGAGTACATGGGGCTGAAGAAACTGAATGATCGGTTGAAGGATCC GACGCTGCAGGAGGCATTCGGCGGGGTGTTCCCGCGCGACAACCCCAAGAACACGCGCTTCTCCATCAACTTCTTCACCAGCATCGGGCTCGGGGGGCTCACGGATGAGCTCCGGGACCATCTCAAGCAAATGCCCAAG AACGTGCCGCCGCCGATCACGCAGATCCAGGTGTCCAGCTCGTCCAGCAGCGACTCCAGCTCCTCGTCCAGCGAGTCTTCCAGCTCCAGCG ATTCCGAAGAAGAGAGCAAAAAAGATAAGCGCAAGAAATCCAAGAAAGACAAAAGTAAAGACAAAGCCAAGAGTCCAGAAAAAGAGAAGGACAAACCTGTGGAGCGCTGGGGGCACGACGGGTTCTACGACCAGCACGGGCCCGGCGCGGGACGCGGCGCGGGGCCTCGTCGGCACGACGACGGGTTCGCCCGCCCGCAGGACCCGCCGAGGCGGGACAGGAGAAACGGCGATAGCCGAAGAGAAAGAGGTCAAGATGATTCTAGAAGACAAGACGGAAGAAACGATGACAGACGCAGAGACGACTATAGAAGTGACAGGGATAGCGGTTACGAGGACTCCAGAAGACACCAGGAAGATGTAAGGAACGAAGGGCGACGAAGAGATGATTCGAAAAGCGGCAGAGATAGCGGAATTGAAGACCGACGTAGAGATGACTCTAGGGATGATTCTAGAAAGAATAGAGACGGGCGGGATAAAGATGATACTAGAGAAAGGAAAAGAGACAGCGACGACCGGCGACGGAGAGACGATAGAGGAAAAGATCGTGATGATAGCGAAGATGACAGAGACAGGCACAGGGAAAACAGAAGCAAAAGAAGTGAAAAAGATAAAAGCAGTAAAGAAATACGGAACAATAGAGATGAAAGTGATAGCGATTCCGAAGATGACAGGatcaaaaataaagaaagaaaacgCCGAGATTCGAGCGAAGACAAGCGAGgtaaaaagaaaagtaaaaagaaatctGAAAAGGAGAATATTGAAAGTGATCGGAAAAAGGATAGAAGGAAAGAAAGTAGTTCTGAATCTGAAAATGAGAGGAGTTCTAAACATGGGAAAGAAGATGGCTGGGATATAAGAAGAGCAAGCAGTATAAGAAGAGAGGCTCCTACTGGGTACTGGGACAGTTACAAAGTAGATCCGAGGGAGGAAAGAAGATCTAAAGATAGGAGGAAGCGCTAG
- the LOC133518426 gene encoding enhancer of mRNA-decapping protein 4-like — protein MANAVPSKKMKRSKSLDSLVENVYKNSEWNENYTGDDSGVQSHDGFLSLERKVDKLNEICAEQARLLADLTEQVRVRNAGDELGAVLAELLDKLAEDGEKNGQSGARSLLSAIEARPSLERRVGTALTDLLQSEDLKQRIVLSTTASINELIRNLFSIEVSTLYVPIMERAHQQLLKHVTMMVAVAFADLEENTACNAEALRQTSQSLQTALQRHESLLKQACDGSSRLVDAVTSTTEKVIERELKQWRHEVSNAAPQMSECDSGRAESPDPLPDASSELPELNEHAGLSPVDRMMYTAEVSMLIRSGDVNGAFSRALLAADLAVVVSACRAVPVAARPALAQPVLLSLLQQLATDLLLDTPLKCSYLEYALINLNPADPATRVHLPLVVGELRRYLTAFLHKYPHHLQAHRIAGIIDTAQKLL, from the exons ATGGCCAACGCCGTTCCGTCGAAGAAAATGAAGCGCTCGAAATCTTTAGATTCTTTGGTagaaaatgtttataaaaatagtgAGTGGAATGAGAATTATACTGGCGACGACAGTGGTGTGCAGTCTCATGATGGCTTTTTGAGTTTGGAGAGGAAAGTTGACAAATTGAATG AAATCTGCGCGGAGCAGGCCCGACTGCTGGCCGACCTGACGGAGCAGGTCCGCGTCCGGAACGCTGGCGACGAACTGGGCGCTGTGCTGGCCGAGCTGCTGGACAAACTTGCCGAAGACGG gGAAAAGAATGGACAGAGCGGTGCGAGGAGTCTACTGAGCGCCATTGAAGCCCGACCTAGCCTGGAGCGCCGCGTCGGGACTGCGCTGACGGACTTACTGCAGAGCGAG gACTTGAAGCAGCGCATAGTGTTGTCAACAACTGCGTCTATTAACGAGCTTATAAGGAATTTATTCAGCATTGAAGTGTCGACGCTGTACGTGCCGATCATGGAGCGCGCGCATCAGCAGCTGCTCAAGCATGTCACCATGATGGTCGCCGTTGCGTTTGCTGACC TGGAAGAGAATACCGCATGCAACGCCGAAGCATTGCGGCAGACATCACAGTCCTTACAAACAGCACTGCAGAGACACGAGAGCTTGTTGAAGCAAGCTTGCGACGGCAGCAGTCGGCTTGTTGATGCTGTGACTAGTACTACCGAGAA GGTCATCGAGCGAGAGCTAAAACAGTGGCGCCATGAGGTCTCCAATGCCGCACCGCAAATGTCGGAGTGTGACTCAGGCCGAGCTGAATCCCCAGACCCGCTCCCTGATGCTAGCTCTGAACTACCTGAACTTAACGAACATGCTGGCCTGTCTCCTGTCGATCGCATG ATGTATACAGCGGAAGTATCAATGCTGATCCGCTCTGGCGACGTGAATGGCGCGTTCTCCCGCGCGCTGCTGGCGGCGGACCTGGCGGTGGTGGTGTCGGCGTGCCGCGCGGTGCCGGTGGCGGCGCGGCCGGCGCTGGCGCAGCCGGTGCTGCTGAGCCTGCTGCAGCAGCTGGCTACTGACTTGTTGCTGGATACGCCGCTCAAGTGCAG TTATTTGGAGTACGCCTTGATAAACCTGAACCCCGCGGATCCCGCGACGCGGGTGCACTTGCCCCTCGTAGTGGGTGAGCTTCGTCGCTACCTTACCGCCTTCCTCCATAAGTACCCCCACCATCTACAGGCGCACAGAATAGCCGGCATTATTGATACTGCACAAAAACTTCTCTGA